Proteins from a genomic interval of Aquipuribacter hungaricus:
- a CDS encoding DUF1059 domain-containing protein, whose amino-acid sequence MSLMPARALKSFACGDVVPGCTRTFRGGDDAEILALVAAHAAADHGLAEVPAAVVDAVRANITTVLAPVG is encoded by the coding sequence ATGAGCCTCATGCCCGCCCGTGCCCTCAAGAGCTTCGCCTGCGGGGACGTGGTCCCCGGCTGCACCCGCACCTTCCGCGGGGGCGACGACGCCGAGATCCTCGCCCTGGTGGCCGCCCACGCCGCCGCCGACCACGGCCTGGCCGAGGTCCCCGCCGCGGTGGTCGACGCCGTCCGCGCGAACATCACCACCGTCCTCGCCCCGGTCGGGTGA